A segment of the Bacillus licheniformis DSM 13 = ATCC 14580 genome:
GGTTTTCATTTTTAAAGGTTGTTCCGTCAAAACTGCCGACGAAATATTGCATGCCTGATCCTCCTGAGACAGCACCGTCTCCAACACTGACTTGCATCACCCATTTCGTTTCATTCGGCCTGCCCTCTACAGGAAGCTCAAACAGATCCGGACATTCCCACACGCCTCCATGGCTGCCCTCTCCTTCGCCGAATTCGCTCGCATATGTCCACCGCTTCAAGTCAGGCGATGTATAGATCAGAATTCGATCGCCCCCCGCAAGCAACATCACCCACTTTTTTGTCTGTTCATGCCAAATGACTTTCGGATCGCGGAAATCTCTTTTTCCCGGATTTGGAATGACAGGGTTGCCTGAGTACTTCGTCCATGTCCTGCCTTTGTCATTGCTGTAGGCGATGCTTTGCACTTGTTCCCCGCTCCGGTCCTGCGTATAAATGGCAACGAGCGGCTTCTCCGTCCCTGTTTGAAACCCTGTAGTATTATGCCGATCGGCGACAGCGCTGCCCGAAAAAATCGTTCCTTTTTCATCCGGATACAGTGCGACCGGCAAATGCTCCCACTTGACTAAATCTTTGCTTACCGCGTGCCCCCAATGCATTGGCCCCCAGCGCAAGCCATATGGATGATATTGATAAAACAGATGATATTCCCCCGCGTAATACACCATCCCGTTCGGGTCATTCATCCAGTTTGCTTCCGGCGTGAAATGATACTTGGGCCGATGATCCTCGTTATAGTAGTCCGGGTCGGCAGCAGCTGCGGAAAAGGCTTCCGGGAACATCATAGCCCCTATGATCCCCATCTGAATCATTCTCTTTTTCATGACTTTTTCCCCCCTCTTCTTCACTCGGTTTTTTAGGCAGGAAGTCCAAACAGCCGCCCCCTTTTTTGCGGCCGAATGGACCTGCTTCTCAAAAGCTAAGAAAAGAACACCCAAAACATGTTATGCCAAAAAACCTGCCCAATAGCCGACAATCCCGATGATAAAAATACCGAAAATCATGAGCAGAGGATTCACCCCTTTGCGAAGCATCCAGGCAGCGAGCAATGTCAATCCTAAAGGCAGCACACCAGGCATGATGCTGTCTAAAATGTTTTGCACGGTCTGTACATCGACTTTGCCTGCATCATCCTTAATTCTCGACACGACGATCGGGATATTGATTGTGGTCCACTTGGAAACGAGAGCTCCCATCACAAACAGCCCGAGTATTGAAGCGCCTTCCGTCAGTTTTTGAATGCGGTTCCCCACCAAGTCCTGCAATATTTCCATGCCTTTCACATAGCCGTACTTTAATCCGTAGTATTTAGTGCTTAATCTGACGGCGTTGATTAAAAAGAAAAACAAAAGCGGGCCGGCGATGTTTCCGCTTAAAGCAAGCGACGCTCCCAAGGCCGCCAAAACCGGGCGCAACGTCCCCCAGAAAATCGGGTCGCCCACGCCTGCCAACGGGCCCATTAAGCCGATTTTCATTCCATTAATTGCTTTGGCATCAATCTTTTTATTGTTGGCCATTTCTTCTTCCATCGCAGCGGTTACGCCAAATATCGGCGCTGTCAGCCACGGATGTGTATTAAACCATTCCAAATGGCGCTGGAGCGCTTCGCTCCGTTTTGCTCCCGGACCGTACAGTTTTTTGATCGCCGGAATCATGACGTAGCAGTAGCCGAGCGCCTGTACACGCTCAAAGTTAAAAGATCCGAGCAAAAAGTTTGAGCGGATAAACATACTGAAAATCTCTCTCTTCGTTAATCTTTTTTCTGTGCCCATTATTCGTCCCTCCTTTAATTTTTAAGCATCCAGATCATCGTCATCATCATAAGCGGCCATGCTGCCGTCACTGGCGGCAGCAACCGCCCCTTGAGCATGATTTTTTTGCATCACTTGCTGATATAAAAATGCCAGACAGAGCCCGAGGGCGCCGAAGCCGACTAAATTGAAATCGGTGAACGCGGCCAGCAAAAAACCGATATAGAAAAACGGCTTCAAATACGGAATGTTCATCATGTTGATGACCATCGCATACCCGACAACAACGATAATGCCTCCGCCTATTTGCAAGCCTTTTGTGATGACTTCCGGAATATTTCCCAAAAACGCCTGAACAGCGCTGACACTGATCAGAGCCACGATCAATGTCGGAATCATAACGCGCAGCGCCTGAAACGCCATGGCAGTTATATGCATAATTTCAATTCCTTTAAAATTGCCATCCTTTGCGTATTTGTCGGCGCGGTGAATTAAAAATACGGTGATCGTCCGGACGAAAATCGTCAGCGCCTGACCCGCAGCTGCCAAAGCCACCGCGACGGCGATCCCTTCGCCGATTCCCTGATCGGCGGTAATCACTAAGATAGTCGAAATCACGGAAGCGATGGCCGTATCGGGGGCCATTGCAAGACCGACATTCATCCAGCCAAGCGCCATCAGCTCCAGCGTTCCGCCGAGAATGATGCCTGTTTTCAGATCCCCGAGGACAAGGCCGACCAAAGTGCAGGCAATCAGCGGGCGATGTGTCTGCCCTTCGTCCAATACACTACCGATACCTGTTATAGCAGCGATGACAAGCAGCAAAATGATTTGAATCGTTGACATGCCTTTAGAACCTCCTTCTAGGATTTTGTTGCGTTTCTTAACATCTGCATAAAGTCTTCGCTCGAATCTGACGGCAGCTGCCTCAGTTCCAGCTTCACGCCCAATTCATGCAATTGTTCGAACGATTTGATGTCCTTTTCAGTAACGCTTACCGATTTCGTGATTTGCCTGCGGTTATTCTCGAAACGCATCCCGCCGACATTGACTATTTCGATCGGAACGCCTGCTTCGATTAAGGAAACAATGTCGCCCGGATTTTCGAATAACAGCATTGCCGTCGTATCTTCGTACCGCGGACTGTGGAACGCTTTGGCCATTTTGGAAATCGAAACGGCGCTGGCTTTTACATTTGAAGGTGCAACAGAAAGGATCAGCGTTTTTCTCATTTCGTCCTGTGCCACCTCATTGGAGACAACGATAATGCGATCAGCAGCGTGGATTTTGATCCATCTTGTTAATACTTGGCCGTGAATAAAGCGGTCATCAATTCTTGCCAAAACGATTTTCATTACAATTCATCCTCTCTTCCCTGATTGGACTGACTGAATTTTTCCAATTGCTCGCTGCATATTTGGAAGCATTCCCGGCTCATCTTTTTCAACTGGTTCAGCAGTTGTTTGAGCGGCATATGCTCCCTCAAGCTCAATGCCTCTAACAAAATCGGCAGGTTCACTCCGGCTGCCATATCGAATCTCCGCTCTTTCGCGATGTAAGGGGTCGCTGCGTTATATGGCGTCCCGCCGAAAATATCCACTAAAAAAAGCACCTCGTGTTCCTCCGGAACATCCTTCAGCGTCTGATGATATTTTTCTTGCAGTGTCTGAATGCCTTCCCCTTTCAGAAACGGCACCGCGATCAGGCTCTCCTCTTCTCCGAATATCATCCCTGAAGATTCTTTTAATGCTATGGGAAAGTTTCCGTGGCCGCTGATAATGACTGTAATCATGTACATTTGCTCCTTTCTTTTTTCGTTCGCTTATTTATAATGCAAGTATCGTGCCAACAAAACTGTATTAAGCGTTTTCATTGTATTTCAAGACGAATTATTTTCATATTTGAAACACGTTTAAGCATAAAAATAAACCTGTATTAAAATGGGGGTCCACTTAATACAGGTTTACATGAAAAAATTGCCGATGGGAAACAGCTATAACTCTTCAGCAAAGATGGACGCGATAAACATTTTTTCATCTTCGCTGATCGCAAGACCAAGCTTTTCTTCGTAAGGCTTTAATGTTTTCTCTGTGATGTGAAGAACGTTTTCAAGCTGATCATTCATCTCTTCCTCCTCCGGAAAAGCGATCGGGTTCTGTTTGATCACCCTTTCAAAAGCAAAAGCGGTATGCATGATGACTTTGATCAGCACAGCGTTGCTGAATGTCATACGCAGTTCGTCTTGAACCGTCTGAAGCCACTCCAACAGCATGTCTATCACATGATAGGGATTCAAAAAGACAAGATACTTCTTCAGGCTGTCTTCGCAAAGCTCCTTTACAACCACATTTTCACCGGATAATCCGCCGCTCATCGGGATATCGCCGGTTGCAATCACCTGCTGAATCACTTTTTCCCCTTCGCCTTCAATCAATACTTCTAAAGGGACGTGCGGAGCATCGATTTTAGGGTTCTTCGTGCCAACCGTGGCAAGAATCTCATACGCTTTTTCAATTTCTTTGATGCGGCTTGCTAATTTGATCGATGGCACCGTCAAAATGCTGATTTGTTCATCAGATGTCCTGCTCACGATTGATGTTAAAATCTCTTCGAGCTTCTTCGCCGTTCCGCCGCCTGTTGTGCAAATGGAGACGATCGCCTTCTTTTTGCCTGAGACCCGCGGTTTATCGGCCCATAAATCGATGAAATCCTTTGTAACCGAATCGTAGATGGCGTGCAAATTCAAATTCAAATAATTCACCTTGCGGACGGCATCGAGCACCATAGATGTCGTAACATTGCTGATCGTTTTTATTTTAACGCCCGTTTGTTGTTCAAGCCTGCTTTCCAGCATCGCAAGCGATCCCATGTCGACAAGCATTAAAACGCCTTCTCCTTCATCAACCTGCTTCACTTTCTCCGCTAGGCAGCTGACGATTTCCGAGGGTGAAACGGTCAAAGGCATATCAACCGCAGCGATCGGGGTGCTTCCCAGCAGTTCAGTGGCTACTTCAACCATAGAGCTTGCCGTGCTGTTTCCATGGGCGGCCACGACAATGCCCGTCCTTTTGTTTTCTTTCCATGATTTAATCGACTGAATGAGCATCGTCAAGTAGATGACTTCGATTTCCGGAACGGTTACTTTGAAATATGCTTGAATTTTATCTTTGAAAATGAGTGCGACCTCGTATTCTTTCACATGGGTTTCCCTGATTTCATCTGTTTCCTGCGAATTTAAGACATCAATCTGCTTTCCGCGCTTTAAAAATGCGGCGATGTGCATGCTCAGGAAATAGATGAATTTACGGTCGAACTTGCAGTCAAGCTCATGTTCGGCGACTCCCTTTAATTCTTTCGTCATCTGAATCACGTCGTCTTCAACGAATTTGAGTAAACTGTGGTTTTGAAGCATTTTCTGATTAAAAAAGCTTCTGACGTGCAAATGAATATCCGTTAATATATATTGATTGATTTGCTTTTTTGTTAAGCCTTCTTTATTGAGGATTTTCGCTTTTTCTTCTATGACATGATACAAGTTAAAGGAGTCATCGATTTTCGTTGCTTCATCTTCCACAATCGGAGAGATGATCGTTGTAATGTTGACATATTCAGAAATCATTTTGCTCCGTTCAATATTTTTGCTGCTGGACATCCAGTCCTCTTTGATCTCGTCCGGAAGATCCCGGACGGTCAGTTCAACAACCTCGTCTTTGTCAAGGTTATTTAAAAACCCGTGCGCACAGACCAGCTGTACATTTGATTTCAGCTGCCCGACATTTCCGAATTTTGCAGAATGAATCAGTGCATTATAGACATCGATGTGCACATTTAAGTTTTTTTTGATCCGCTCTGCTTCTTTCCCCAATAAAAACGTTGTCAGCTCCACTCTTTCTCCAAGGGACCGTTCATTGAGCGAAGGGATATGTACGGTCATCGGAATTCTCCGCAAAAATGTCTTCAGCAATGCAGAGCTCGGATTTTCTGTTGTCGCACAGATAAACAGGACTTTTGCCGTTCGTTTATGCTCTGTTTCACCAAGCCTGTTGTATGTGCCGCTGTCTATGAAATAAAACAGCATTTCCTGCCCCTCCGGCGGGAGGCGATGGATTTCATCCATAAACAGAATGCCCCCGTCCGCCTGCTCGACTAATCCTGCTTTGTCTTCACCCGCACCTGTAAAAGACCCTTTTTTATGTCCGAACAATTGAGAGAGCAATAATTGAGGGTTGTTATAGTAATCTGCACAGTTGAATGTGATGAACGGGGAATCGGGCTTCAATATGTCAGAATAAACGGCGAACTGGTAGATCCGATTCGCAAACAGCGATTTCCCCGAACCCGTCGGCCCGAGCAGCAGCATATGCAAGCCGTGCGGAGGATAAAAGACTGCCGCTTTCGCCTGAGAAATTGCCTTTTTCAAGCTCCCTTTAGCCCCGATCATGAGCTCGAGGGGATCGGCGGATATATTGCGCGCCGGCTTTTTTTGGCCGTCAGCCAGCCGCCTCAGTTCTTCAACCTCCATCAACTCTGAATTCCATTTGATGTTCAAGACGTTTTCAACAATTTCCACCGGGATGTAGCGGACGGGGAACGTTTTAATCTTGATCACCTTTTTGGCCCGAACGAGATTGTTTAATTCAAAGCTGACATTGGAACGCTCCATTTGCAGCTGCCCGGCGATTTCTTTAGCCGAATTCCCTTGTATCTTTAAAAGCTGATTGATATTCTTTTCGCGAAAATTATCCAGCAGCTGATGGTAGATTTTATCTATTCTTTTCATATGTATCATCCTTTGTTCTCGATTGATCAGCAAAAGGCTGGGGACTTTCTTGAAGATTCAGAATTCCAAAAGCGTATCACGGGATAAAAAAAGATCTTTTACAGATTGACAACCCCGGTTCACCCTACTTTTATATCGATTAGAGAGAGCTCTCATGACACATTTGGTGTTTTTGCTTCATCGGCATCTATGGAAACACCCTCCCAAAGTAGCAGCTTGTCAATAGTGTATCATCATTGAGAAAAATATTGGTGAAAACATCCTGTATTTTTCTTTAAATGCAAATGTTTTGTGACGAGCTCTGCTGGTTCGAGGTCGCTTCGATATCGTATGGCCGAACGATCGGCTGCCTAAGTCATTAAAAAAAGACCGTTGACGATGAACGGCCATTTTTTCTTCATGATTCATCTCCCTTGAAAATGAACGTTTCCTTTAAAAGTCTGCCTTCGCTTCCTTTTTCCGTCCAAATCATGTCCACTTCCAATTCGGTCGCATTCTCTGCCATAAGCAGATTGCGGTGCTTGACAGAGCTTCCGTGATTTAAGCTTTTGGCTAAAGAAACCGGATTTTCGTGAGGAATGTTCCAAAGCGAAAATTTCGTTGAAGAATTAGGCTCGTTCCGATAGACAAAAATTTCCGCCGAAGCCACATCGTGTCCAATGTTTTTGATTTCGACAGCATAAGTATGAAACGCTCCTTTTTCCGGTTTCGCCATTCCGTTTCCGGCTTCGGCTTTACCGATTTGAACTTCCCATTGTTTTGAAGCTTGTTTAACCGGCAATTCTTCAAACGTCAGCGCTTTCGTTTCAAATGACGGAACAATCAAGCCGAACAGGCACGATGCACATATGAATAACCGCATATTTTTCACTCCTGGATGGTTTATTTCCCCATATGTTTTCCTAATTCATAAATCCTATGTATACCGGCGTTTCACTCCGGCTTCCGGCAGGGTAAATAAAAGGATTGGAGTGATCAAGCAATGCCGCAAAACAATAACAAACGATATGAACTCTTTTTCAAAAAAAGATACAAAGTTCTACATACATTAAACGATTTTCTCATCGGCCTTTTATTCCTTGTCGGGAGCTTCTGCTTTTTCTCCGAGGAACTGAAGCCGGCGGGACTATGGATGTTTGTGATCGGCAGCTTTCAGCTGTTAATCAGGCCGACGATCCGTTTGGTTCATGATTTTCACTACAGAAAGTTTGTTGAGAGCCGGCGTTCCAAATGCCGTGAGTAAAATCACACAGCAGTGAGAGATGTTAAGAGACCCGCTAAGAAGTACATATAAAAAAGGCCGAATCATATCGGCCTTTCCTCTGTCACACAAGCCACTCCTCACAATCGGCGGCAAGCCGTTCCAACTCGTTTATAAAAGCGCCGGCATGATAGCCGTCACACACTGCATGGTGAACTTGCAAGGAAACGGGCAAAAATGTTTCCCTGCCTTCTGAAAAGTATTTCCCGTTTGTAATAATCGGCAGCAAGTGTTCGCTGTTATCAAGGTTTAAATTGAAGTTTGAAAAGCGCACCCATGGAATAGAAGAAACTGAAAACGTATTGGGCGGGATGTCCGGCTTAGCCCAAAGGCCCCTTTTGTCTCCAAAGCGCTCGGCGTCCAGAAGATATTGATGATAAAACTGCGAAAAATCGTCTGAGTATTCCGTCCAGAGGGCGGAAAACGTTTGGTCGTCCTGATGAAAAATCGCATAGCACGGATGCATTTGTTCCCAATAACCCAGCTGTCCTTTGTCATCAAACGTTGTTCTAAACTCAGGGCGCGAATGAATGACCCTTGATACGATATAAATAAAAGCCGGATACAGCTTGAGCTTCTTTTTCTTGAGCACGGCGAGCAAATTTGTCACATTGACGTTTGCCGTGATGCTGAAAGAACATTTCGCTTCCTTCATGTAATGGTCAAAATAAGATTTTCTATACCATGTGTCAAGCTCGATTGTTTGAAAATTCATGTTTTACCTCCTAAAATATAGATTTTTATTTTAGGAGGCCTGCTTCACTGATTCCGGCAATATTCTCACCCCATCCTGTGTTGTAAATGAATTGTAGCGCGTTTCGGAGGTCCAGGCAACAGTCTCTCTTCTTCTTTGTCTTCTTGCTGTGCCGTTCTCCGCCTCTCCACCTCCGGCTGTCATATAGGTTATACTGACATAGATCGGGGTGAAGATATGAACAGCAAATCACGATTGACGCCTGAAATGTGGCGGGCGATTACGGAAAACGATTCCGCCTATGACGGAGTTTTTTATTACGCGGTCAAAACGACCGGCATATTTTGCCGCCCTTCCTGCAAATCGAGAGTTCCGCAAATCGACAATGTGCAGATCTTTTTCAATGCAAAAGATGCTTTATCAGAAGGGTACCGCCCCTGCAAACGCTGCAATCCGGCCGGGGCGCTGCTGCCGGATGAAGAGCTGGCACAGCGTGTGGTGGAAATCATCGAGGAATCTTATCGCGATCCGCTGTCTCTGCAAGCTTTGGCTGACAGGTGCCATATCAGCCCTTTTCACCTGCAGCGGACATTTAAACGAATCAAAGGCGTCTCGCCGGCAGAATACATCCTGCAGAAAAGGATTGAGAAAGCGGTCGATTTGCTTGCTCATTCAGAACGATCGATCGCAGAAATCGCTTCAATGGTAGGCATTGCGAATGCGGAATATTTTGCCTCTTTGTTTAAAAAGAAGACTGGGCAATCGCCGACGTCGTACCGGCAAATGAAACGGAGGTAAACATATGGACGATCAAATCGTATACTGGCGTACGCTTATTTGCCGAGGTTGGCAGATTCACATTGGGGCGACTGCCCGCGGGCTCTGTTTTACAGGGGGATGGAATCAAGGCTTCGAGGATTTGGCCGCTTGGGCTGAAAAAAGATTTACACAGCCAGTTTTCATTCGGGATGACAAAGGATTGGCAGAATACGCCGAGCAGCTGCAGGCGTATTTGAACGGCAAGCGAACTCATTTCAGCTTTCCTGTCGACCTTGCCGGCACGCCTTTTCAGCTGGCAGTGTGGAAGGCGCTCTCCGAAATCCCTTACGGCAGCACTTGCTCCTATTCCGATATCGCCGAGCATATTGAAAAGCAGGCCGCTGTGCGGGCAGTAGGCGCGGCGATCGGCGCAAATCCGCTGTTAATGGTGGTGCCTTGCCATCGGGTTATCGGTAAAAGCGGGCAGCTCACGGGATACCGGGGCGGATTGGATATGAAAAAAGAACTGATGATGATGGAGTCCGGCGGTGTAACCGCACAATTCAATTAAAGCCCCGTTCGAATGTCGAACGGGGCCGTTTTGTTAAAAGTCAAAGTTATCGGGATCAGGGCCGACACGGGTGTTTTCATTCAGCGCGTCAATTTGCTTCATTTCCTCGGTGGTCAGTTCAAAATCAAATATGTCCGCGTTTTGGGCAATCCGCTCCGCTTTAGTCGACTTCGGAATCGTAACGACCCCGTTTTGCAAATCCCAGCGCAAAATGACTTGGGCCGGTGTCTTGCCGTACTTGTCCGCGATATCTTTCAGCAGTGGATGGCTGAGCAATTGGCCTTGCATCAGCGGCGACCATGCTTGCAGCTGGATGCCGTGCGCACGGCAAAACGCTTGCAGCTCTTTCTGCGTCAGCCGCGGATGATACTCAACCTGGTTGATCGCCGGTTTGACGGCGGCATCTTTCAGCAAGTCTTCCAGATGGTGAATCTGAAAATTGCTCACTCCGATTGCTTTTACGCGTCCTTGTTCATAAAGTGTTTCAAGCGCTTTCCACGCCGCTTTGTAGCGTCCTTCAACAGGCCAGTGGATCAGGTATAAATCAAGGTAGTCAAGTCCGAGCTTTTCGAGACTCGCCTCATAGGCTGCAATCGTTTCGTCATAGCCTAAATCGTCATTCCAGACCTTTGATGTAACAAACAGGTCTTCTCTTGAAATGCCGGCTTCTTTCAACCCCTCGCGGATTCCTTGCCCAACCCCCTCTTCATTACCGTAGATGGCTGCGGTATCAATACTGCGGTAGCCGTGTTTAATCGCCGTTTTTACGGCTTGTACCAGTTCGGGCCCTTCTTCTACTTTAAATACGCCAAGTCCAAACCAAGGCATAGCTGTCCCGTTATTCAATTTGATTCGATCTTGCAAATTTTTTGCTGTCATCATTTAATTGGCCTCCTTATATTTTGTATGCGTCATGCGCAGTTTTCCTTTAAAGCTTGATTTTGTTTTTGATCATTTTGTTTTTGATCATTTCGTTCCAGCGCCCTGCTCCAGCCTGTCAGCACGACGGCGCCGAGCACCATCAAAGCTCCCACCCATGGAGTGTGAATCAATCCGATCGATTGTGTGATGGCGCCTCCTGTATAAGAACCGATCGCTATACCGACGTTGAACGCCGCAATATTGACAGCTGATGCGACATCAACCGCCCCTGGAACAAACCGTTCAGCCAGAATCACCACATAGGACTGGAGCCCGGGGACATTCATGAAGGCTAAAAATCCCATCAGCATGATGACGATAAAGCCCGCTGCCTGATAAGGAGCAGCCGCCGTTAAGATGAGAAGCACAGCCGCCTGGGCGATGAACATATAGAATAATGCAGTAAGCGGTTTTTTGTTGGCCGCTTTACCTCCGATAATATTTCCGAGCGCGACGGCAATGCCGTAAGCAAGCAAAATGACGGCAACAGCTTCCTGTTTAAAGCCCGTCACATGCTGAAGCAGCGGGGATAAATACGTAAAGACAACAAATGTCCCTCCATAACCAAGCGCCGTAATGATGAATAAAAGCAGCAGCCGCCCATTGGTCACAAGCTTCAACTGGCTCTTGAAAGACGTTCGGACGCCTTTCGGCAAATCGCCCGGAACAAGTAAGCTGTTGGCGATAAACGCCAGTGCGCCGACAGCGACGATCGCCGCAAAAGCAATCCGCCAGCCGAACTGCTGACCGAGGAACGTGCCGATGGGAACTCCGGTAATCATTGCAATCGTCAGCCCGGTAAACATGATCGATATCGCTCCGGCTCTTTTATCCGCCGGGACTAGGCTTGCCGCAATCGTTGAACCGATTGACATAAATACGCCATGAGAAAACGCCGAAATCACGCGGGCGGTTAATAAAACACCGATGCTTCCGGCACATGCCGCAAGCCCGTTGCCGATCATAAAAATGAGCATAATCACCAGCAGCAGCGCTTTTCTCGGCATACTGGATGTGACAGACGTCAGAACAGGTGCGCCGACTGTTACGCCCAGTGCGTATAATGATACGGTCAGTCCTGCCGTCGTCACCGAAATATTCATGTCTTCAGCAATTAAAGGCAGAAGCCCCACGCTGATGAATTCGGTCGTGCCGATGGCAAATGCGCTGGCCGCCAAGGCTAAAAGCGCTAATATACTGCGTTTTTTATCATGAACAGAGGTCATTCTTTTTCTCCTTTCTTTTTTAAGGTATAGCAAATGGCTGCCGGCTAATGATATTATGGTACATATCATCTGCGAAAAAAAGTACGCACTTTTAAGTGTGATAGGAACCAAAAAGTGAGATAGGTACTTTTCGGTACCTATGGATTGGAGGAGAACATGAAGCCGAAAAAGTATAATATATCTGTCGAAGCTACACTTGAAGTGATCGGCGGGAAATGGAAATGCGTGATTTTGTGTCACTTGACGCACGGCAAAAAACGCACGAGCGAGCTCAAGCGGCTGATGCCGAACATTACGCAGAAAATGCTGACCCAGCAGCTGCGCGAACTGGAGGAGGACGGCGTCATCAACCGGATCGTGTACCAGCAGGTGCCGCCGAAGGTCGAATACGAACTCAGCGAATACGGATGGACGCTTAAAGACATTTTGGATTCGCTGTGCTCCTGGGGCGAAAAACACATTACAAAAGTGTATGGAGACAAATTTGCTGTTTTGGAGGACAGCGTGCTGAATGAACAATTACAGGAAACATGATAAATAAGTGGAGGTCAGGATGGGAAAATGGTTTCTTTCCGGAGGCGGAGATGCACACCAAACCGAACAGCTGGATCGGCATTTTGCCCGGAGCATCTGTCCTCATAAGCCATTATTGTATATTCCGATTGCCATGGACGCCGACAGGTATGATGACGGCTTCGACTGGATCAGCCGGCTCTTTCACCCGCTCGGCATCAAAAACATTGTCATGTGGACGGATGTCAAAGGTAAAACCGTACACGATTTAGACGTGTTTTCTGCCGTATATATCGGCGGAGGAAACACGTTTCGTCTGCTAAAACAATTCATCGAATCGCATTTTACCGCGGTTTTAAAGCGCTATGCCGAAAGCGGCGGCGCCATTTACGGCGGAAGCGCCGGCGCCGTCATTCTCG
Coding sequences within it:
- a CDS encoding winged helix-turn-helix transcriptional regulator, which gives rise to MKPKKYNISVEATLEVIGGKWKCVILCHLTHGKKRTSELKRLMPNITQKMLTQQLRELEEDGVINRIVYQQVPPKVEYELSEYGWTLKDILDSLCSWGEKHITKVYGDKFAVLEDSVLNEQLQET
- a CDS encoding peptidase E — encoded protein: MGKWFLSGGGDAHQTEQLDRHFARSICPHKPLLYIPIAMDADRYDDGFDWISRLFHPLGIKNIVMWTDVKGKTVHDLDVFSAVYIGGGNTFRLLKQFIESHFTAVLKRYAESGGAIYGGSAGAVILGKNIMTCSYMDRNACGLRDFNGLKLLGDYSVWCHYKAEHDPLIKRFRNAFGTPVIALPEETGIAASTSDIRVIGTKPARMFKEDGAVFVSDQFVL
- a CDS encoding aldo/keto reductase, with protein sequence MMTAKNLQDRIKLNNGTAMPWFGLGVFKVEEGPELVQAVKTAIKHGYRSIDTAAIYGNEEGVGQGIREGLKEAGISREDLFVTSKVWNDDLGYDETIAAYEASLEKLGLDYLDLYLIHWPVEGRYKAAWKALETLYEQGRVKAIGVSNFQIHHLEDLLKDAAVKPAINQVEYHPRLTQKELQAFCRAHGIQLQAWSPLMQGQLLSHPLLKDIADKYGKTPAQVILRWDLQNGVVTIPKSTKAERIAQNADIFDFELTTEEMKQIDALNENTRVGPDPDNFDF
- a CDS encoding MFS transporter, producing the protein MTSVHDKKRSILALLALAASAFAIGTTEFISVGLLPLIAEDMNISVTTAGLTVSLYALGVTVGAPVLTSVTSSMPRKALLLVIMLIFMIGNGLAACAGSIGVLLTARVISAFSHGVFMSIGSTIAASLVPADKRAGAISIMFTGLTIAMITGVPIGTFLGQQFGWRIAFAAIVAVGALAFIANSLLVPGDLPKGVRTSFKSQLKLVTNGRLLLLFIITALGYGGTFVVFTYLSPLLQHVTGFKQEAVAVILLAYGIAVALGNIIGGKAANKKPLTALFYMFIAQAAVLLILTAAAPYQAAGFIVIMLMGFLAFMNVPGLQSYVVILAERFVPGAVDVASAVNIAAFNVGIAIGSYTGGAITQSIGLIHTPWVGALMVLGAVVLTGWSRALERNDQKQNDQKQNQALKENCA